One Egicoccus halophilus genomic region harbors:
- the icmF gene encoding fused isobutyryl-CoA mutase/GTPase IcmF, with translation MSEPSSLHVPSNPVRFVTSGSLFDGHDAAINIMRRLLQSQGAEVIHLGHDRSVEEVVTAAVQEDVQGVAVSSYQGGHVEYFSYLVERLRERGVGHVQVYGGGGGVIVPEEIELLHERGVARIFSPGDGQQLGLPGMINTMIAACDVDLAVQAPEVDDLLLGDEAALARAITRFEAGRTDGLLDAVREAAATRRVPVLGITGTGGAGKSSLTDELVRRFRRDQQDKLRIAVLAIDPSRRRGGGALLGDRIRMNAITPGRVFFRSIATRSHDSEIPGHLEDTIAACKAAGFDLVIVETPGIGQGDAGIVPFVDTSLYVMTPEFGAASQLEKIDMLDFADAVAVNKFERRGADDARRDVARQLVRNREAFGTRWEQMPVFGTSAARFDDDGVTALYQELTRVLRPHGLIGDDGVLPQVDTRVSTGLSGVLPTGRERYLSEIADAVRDYHATTARQAELVRRRQHLRGALAELDDAAGEIRDVLQQRLDALASGIAPEVDRLLEDWPATVEAYSGDEFAYTVRDREFRVPLTRETLSGSKVPRVALPRLHDDGDLLHFLRGENLPGRFPYTGGVFPFKRDGEAPARMFAGEGDPFRTNRRFHYLAKGNPATRLSTAFDSVTLYGRDPAERPDVYGKVGTSGVSIATLDDMKALYDGFDLCSPTTSVSMTINGPAPTILAMFLNTAIDQQLEAFCEEHGREPDAAEADQVRARALREVRGTVQADILKEDQGQNTCIFSTEFALRCMADVQEWFIDHQVRNFYSVSISGYHIAEAGANPISQLAFTLANGFTYVEAYLARGMDVDDFAPNFSFFFSNGMDAEYTVMGRVARRIWAIAMRDRYGADDRAQRLKYHVQTSGRSLHAQEMDFNDIRTTLQALCAIYDNTNSLHTNAYDEAVTTPTESSVRRALAIQMIIDQEWGLSKNENPLQGAAIVDELTDLVEQAVLAEFDRIANRGGVLGAMETGYQRGRIQDESLLYEHRKHDGSLPIVGVNTFLREDADGEPEAEVELMRATEDEKRSQLERVQSFRDRHADEGARQLARLQDAATSGGNVFDVLMDAVRSCSLGQITDALFEVGGQYRRNV, from the coding sequence GTGTCCGAGCCGTCTTCGCTGCACGTGCCCAGCAACCCGGTCCGGTTCGTGACCTCCGGGAGCCTGTTCGACGGGCACGACGCCGCCATCAACATCATGCGACGCCTGCTGCAGTCCCAGGGCGCCGAGGTCATCCACCTCGGGCACGACCGCAGTGTCGAGGAGGTCGTGACCGCGGCGGTGCAGGAGGACGTCCAGGGCGTCGCCGTCAGCTCCTACCAGGGCGGCCACGTCGAATACTTCAGCTACCTCGTCGAGCGGTTGCGCGAGCGCGGCGTCGGGCACGTCCAGGTGTACGGCGGTGGCGGCGGCGTGATCGTCCCCGAGGAGATCGAGCTGCTCCACGAGCGCGGGGTCGCCCGCATCTTCTCGCCCGGCGACGGCCAGCAGCTCGGTCTGCCCGGGATGATCAACACCATGATCGCTGCCTGCGACGTCGACCTGGCGGTGCAGGCGCCCGAGGTCGATGACCTCCTGCTCGGGGACGAGGCGGCGCTGGCCCGTGCCATCACCCGCTTCGAGGCCGGCCGGACCGACGGGCTGCTCGACGCGGTGCGCGAGGCGGCGGCCACCCGCCGGGTCCCCGTGCTCGGCATCACGGGTACGGGTGGGGCGGGCAAGTCCTCGCTCACCGACGAGCTGGTGCGACGTTTCCGCCGCGACCAGCAGGACAAGCTGCGGATCGCGGTGCTCGCCATCGACCCGTCCCGTCGCCGGGGTGGCGGCGCGCTGCTGGGCGACCGCATCCGCATGAACGCGATCACGCCGGGCCGGGTGTTCTTCCGCTCGATCGCGACCCGCAGTCACGACTCGGAGATCCCGGGGCACCTCGAGGACACCATCGCGGCCTGCAAGGCGGCCGGTTTCGACCTGGTCATCGTCGAGACGCCCGGCATCGGGCAGGGCGACGCCGGCATCGTGCCGTTCGTGGACACGTCGCTGTACGTCATGACCCCGGAGTTCGGTGCGGCGTCGCAGCTCGAGAAGATCGACATGCTCGACTTCGCCGACGCCGTCGCCGTCAACAAGTTCGAGCGCCGCGGAGCCGACGACGCCCGCCGGGACGTGGCCCGGCAGCTGGTGCGCAACCGGGAGGCCTTCGGGACCCGGTGGGAGCAGATGCCGGTCTTCGGGACCTCCGCCGCCCGTTTCGACGACGACGGGGTCACCGCGCTGTACCAGGAGCTGACACGGGTGCTCCGTCCGCACGGGCTGATCGGGGACGACGGCGTGCTGCCGCAGGTGGACACCCGCGTCTCGACCGGACTCTCCGGTGTCCTGCCCACCGGTCGGGAGCGCTACCTGTCCGAGATCGCCGACGCCGTGCGCGACTACCACGCCACGACCGCCCGGCAGGCCGAGCTCGTGCGGCGTCGTCAGCACCTGCGCGGTGCACTGGCCGAACTCGACGACGCCGCAGGCGAGATCCGTGACGTCCTGCAGCAGCGCCTGGACGCACTCGCCTCGGGGATCGCGCCGGAGGTCGACCGGCTGCTGGAGGACTGGCCCGCGACCGTGGAGGCCTACTCGGGTGACGAGTTCGCCTACACCGTGCGCGACCGTGAGTTCCGGGTGCCGTTGACCCGCGAGACGCTGTCGGGATCGAAGGTGCCGCGCGTGGCGCTGCCGCGCCTGCACGACGACGGTGACCTGTTGCACTTCCTGCGTGGCGAGAACCTGCCGGGGCGCTTCCCGTACACCGGCGGGGTGTTCCCCTTCAAGCGCGACGGTGAGGCCCCGGCGCGGATGTTCGCCGGTGAGGGCGATCCCTTCCGCACCAACCGGCGGTTCCACTACCTCGCCAAGGGCAATCCGGCGACGCGGCTGTCGACGGCGTTCGACTCGGTCACCCTCTACGGCCGCGACCCCGCCGAGCGTCCCGACGTCTACGGCAAGGTCGGCACGTCGGGCGTCTCGATCGCCACACTCGACGACATGAAGGCCCTCTACGACGGCTTCGACCTGTGCTCGCCGACGACCTCGGTGTCGATGACGATCAACGGGCCGGCGCCGACGATCCTGGCGATGTTCCTCAACACCGCGATCGACCAGCAGCTCGAGGCGTTCTGCGAGGAGCACGGCCGCGAACCCGACGCCGCGGAGGCCGACCAGGTCCGGGCGCGGGCGCTGCGCGAGGTGCGCGGCACCGTGCAGGCCGACATCCTCAAGGAAGACCAGGGCCAGAACACCTGCATCTTCTCGACCGAGTTCGCCCTGCGGTGCATGGCGGACGTGCAGGAATGGTTCATCGATCACCAGGTCCGCAACTTCTACTCGGTGTCGATCTCCGGCTACCACATCGCCGAGGCGGGAGCGAACCCGATCTCGCAGCTCGCGTTCACGCTGGCCAACGGGTTCACCTACGTGGAGGCCTACCTCGCCCGCGGCATGGACGTCGACGACTTCGCGCCCAACTTCTCGTTCTTCTTCTCCAACGGCATGGACGCCGAGTACACCGTGATGGGGCGCGTCGCCCGCCGCATCTGGGCCATCGCGATGCGCGACCGCTACGGCGCCGACGACCGCGCACAGAGGCTCAAGTACCACGTCCAGACCTCGGGGCGGTCCCTGCACGCCCAGGAGATGGACTTCAACGACATCCGCACCACCCTGCAGGCGCTGTGCGCGATCTACGACAACACCAACTCGCTGCACACCAACGCCTACGACGAGGCGGTCACCACGCCGACCGAGTCGTCGGTCCGCCGGGCGCTCGCGATCCAGATGATCATCGACCAGGAGTGGGGGCTGTCGAAGAACGAGAACCCGCTGCAGGGCGCCGCGATCGTCGACGAGCTGACCGACCTGGTGGAGCAGGCCGTGCTCGCCGAGTTCGACCGCATCGCCAACCGTGGCGGCGTGCTCGGCGCGATGGAGACCGGCTACCAGCGCGGCAGGATCCAGGACGAGTCGCTGCTCTACGAGCACCGCAAGCACGACGGCAGCCTGCCGATCGTCGGCGTCAACACGTTCCTGCGCGAGGACGCCGACGGCGAACCGGAGGCCGAGGTGGAGCTGATGCGCGCCACCGAGGACGAGAAGCGCTCCCAGCTCGAGCGGGTGCAGTCGTTCCGGGACCGGCACGCCGACGAGGGAGCCCGGCAGCTGGCCAGGCTGCAGGACGCGGCGACCTCCGGCGGCAACGTCTTCGACGTGCTGATGGACGCCGTGCGTTCCTGCAGCCTCGGCCAGATCACCGACGCGCTGTTCGAGGTCGGCGGCCAGTACCGACGCAACGTCTGA
- a CDS encoding sodium:solute symporter family transporter, whose translation MLATSVSLALLAITLAAFVGIGLRGRSPAEPGTDPVADFTVARGTQGPGVLGLSFVASGLGAWILFAPPELGAVLGIVPVVGYALAAAGPFLVLAAVGPRLRRIVPSGQGLAEFVRVRFGPTGGRLVAGVSLLYMGVFVAAELVAIGGMVELLGGVPREVTVPAVVVATLAYTATGGLRASLRTDRWQAWLVLALLLVAGTVALRWVDAPVPAARQLGLLEVARPGLESAFTLVLAVTAANLFHHGYWQRVWSARDDRALRHGALLGAAVTVPLMLLAGGLGVLAAAAGVVEVPALSVFALVGRLPDVVVALVLVLGVALVASSVDTLENGLAALLVAERPGLRLDQARLLTVVVVLPAAIVGLVATSVLQLFLVADLLAAVLLLPALLGLWPRATTAGLRAGVLGGVVGALGAAWLATGSLAGAAAAVTFPDAVPTLPPFLGAVLGSGLAALGVSVLGGRRTDLDDLDARVRARVG comes from the coding sequence ATGCTGGCCACGTCCGTCAGTCTTGCCCTGCTCGCGATCACGCTCGCGGCGTTCGTCGGCATCGGTCTGCGGGGCCGCTCCCCCGCCGAGCCGGGGACCGATCCGGTGGCGGACTTCACCGTCGCCCGGGGCACGCAGGGCCCAGGTGTGCTCGGGTTGTCGTTCGTGGCCTCCGGCCTCGGGGCGTGGATCCTGTTCGCCCCACCGGAGCTCGGTGCGGTGCTCGGCATCGTCCCGGTGGTCGGCTACGCGCTGGCGGCGGCGGGTCCCTTCCTCGTCCTGGCGGCCGTCGGCCCCCGCCTGCGTCGGATCGTGCCATCGGGCCAGGGCCTGGCCGAGTTCGTGCGTGTCCGGTTCGGGCCGACGGGTGGACGCCTGGTCGCCGGCGTGTCGCTGCTCTACATGGGCGTGTTCGTCGCCGCGGAGCTGGTCGCCATCGGCGGCATGGTCGAGCTGCTCGGCGGCGTGCCCCGCGAGGTGACCGTGCCGGCCGTGGTGGTCGCCACCCTGGCCTACACGGCCACCGGGGGCCTGCGGGCCTCCCTGCGGACCGACCGCTGGCAGGCGTGGCTGGTGCTGGCCCTACTGCTGGTGGCGGGCACCGTCGCGCTGCGGTGGGTCGACGCGCCCGTCCCCGCCGCTCGCCAGCTCGGCCTGCTCGAGGTCGCCCGTCCGGGGCTCGAGAGCGCGTTCACGCTCGTGCTCGCGGTCACCGCCGCCAACCTGTTCCACCACGGCTACTGGCAGCGCGTGTGGTCCGCCCGCGACGACCGGGCACTGCGGCACGGCGCGCTGCTCGGCGCGGCGGTGACCGTGCCCTTGATGCTGCTCGCCGGCGGGCTCGGGGTGCTGGCGGCGGCCGCCGGCGTGGTCGAGGTACCCGCCCTGTCGGTGTTCGCGCTCGTCGGCCGTCTCCCCGACGTGGTCGTCGCCCTCGTGCTGGTGCTGGGCGTGGCGCTGGTCGCCTCCTCGGTCGACACGCTGGAGAACGGGCTGGCGGCCCTGCTGGTCGCCGAACGGCCCGGCCTGCGGCTCGACCAGGCCCGCCTGCTCACCGTCGTGGTGGTGCTGCCCGCCGCGATCGTCGGGCTGGTCGCCACCTCGGTCCTGCAGCTGTTCCTCGTCGCCGACCTGCTGGCGGCCGTGCTGCTCCTCCCGGCCCTGCTGGGGCTGTGGCCGCGGGCGACCACGGCCGGATTGCGCGCCGGCGTGCTCGGCGGGGTGGTCGGCGCGCTGGGCGCTGCCTGGCTCGCGACCGGCTCGTTGGCCGGTGCCGCCGCGGCCGTGACGTTCCCCGACGCGGTGCCGACCCTGCCACCGTTCCTCGGGGCGGTGCTCGGCAGTGGGCTCGCGGCGCTCGGCGTGTCCGTGCTCGGCGGACGCCGCACCGACCTCGACGACCTCGACGCGCGCGTGCGCGCCCGCGTCGGCTGA
- a CDS encoding sulfotransferase: protein MEARGPGALPNVLVIGAMKAGTSALHRYLDAHPDAAMSAPKELGFFFDERSDPDELTPPTTRPETAEGWSLGGNWFRGLDWYRSHFDPAAPVRGESSPGYTSPDHPAAAARAAALLGRAVTLVMLVRDPVARAVSQYAHHHREGAEPRPLAQALLDPGSQYLQRSRYHACLRPWLDAFGADRLVVVVQEELRTRRRETLRRVYAAVGLDPDHWDDGLAREWHVGEGAPAVSPRLHGQLREALADDTDRLRQLLDRELPWAC, encoded by the coding sequence GTGGAGGCTCGAGGGCCCGGGGCGTTGCCCAACGTCCTGGTGATCGGAGCGATGAAGGCGGGGACGAGTGCGCTGCACCGCTACCTCGACGCCCATCCCGACGCGGCGATGTCCGCGCCGAAGGAACTCGGGTTCTTCTTCGACGAGCGGTCGGATCCCGACGAGCTGACGCCGCCGACCACGCGGCCGGAGACGGCCGAGGGCTGGTCGCTCGGGGGCAACTGGTTCCGGGGGCTCGACTGGTACCGGTCGCACTTCGACCCCGCGGCACCGGTGCGCGGCGAGTCCTCCCCCGGCTACACCTCGCCCGACCACCCGGCCGCGGCCGCCCGCGCCGCCGCCCTGCTCGGCAGGGCGGTCACCCTGGTGATGCTCGTACGCGACCCGGTCGCGCGCGCCGTGTCCCAGTACGCCCACCATCACCGCGAGGGCGCGGAACCTCGTCCCCTCGCGCAGGCACTGCTCGACCCCGGCAGCCAGTACCTGCAGCGCAGCCGGTACCACGCCTGCCTGCGGCCGTGGCTCGACGCGTTCGGCGCGGACCGCCTCGTCGTGGTCGTGCAGGAGGAGCTGCGCACCCGGCGACGCGAGACCCTGCGTCGGGTGTACGCGGCGGTCGGCCTCGACCCCGACCACTGGGACGACGGGCTGGCCCGGGAGTGGCACGTCGGCGAGGGCGCCCCCGCCGTGTCGCCCCGTCTGCACGGACAGCTGCGCGAGGCGTTGGCCGACGACACCGACCGGCTGCGCCAACTGCTCGACCGGGAGCTGCCCTGGGCCTGCTGA
- a CDS encoding EAL domain-containing protein, with protein sequence MWRDPPSDDVGSTPAPSSVVADSPLALAASGASLTAVLTAVVTRIETELPGACGSVLLLEPDGRLSLACAPSLPAAWHDAMTDGSATAADGTPLARAAATGAVAVSRDLAADPCRSEVIDVAVTSGLRACWSAPLVGPRGPLGVVGVHHRQARAPTDDERERLVAHAHMAAVAVLLAHSSQALDTARSLDPVTGLPVNDRLPAVLEEVRETVVGLPAVAAVEVGRLRDCNDAFGFEAGDQLLRDAAARLADRAGGDRRLLRGVGNVFLVVLDGPDEAALREAATGFAEALRAPFVIAGRDFHVASAVGLVLAESPDRDPAELARLAIDAMERGRSERGTVVVAGGAPRPATTDRLELEQDLRRALDVGEVTVHYQPQYDLHTGMLVGAEALVRWRHPDRGVLLPGRFLPVLEAAGLERELSQLVIDRVCRDLADWRMTRPGLLLPVSFNVSAAQLQDAQLYDRVADALAATGLPGSALVVEVTEQAAFVDEAGAAATLRRLTSLGVRIAIDDFGTGYSSLSHARRLPTSTLKIDRSFVTHIASQPPDAAVVAAICGLADGLGLTVVAEGIEDPEQLRVVRELGCHVGQGFHWSRALPPEEFRDLLPEIGPGPDAKAGPDGGWRIDVDRVVADLAHQTRTPLTIVSMYADLLAAADADPEVVAGLRRQVTRLTGVLSQTADAAALDRGGLLLARQPVALHAVLHELVTEGPPELRERIDLRHTDADVVGDPDRLRQLLGHLLDNVRVHAPASGPVRVAVTRHDTRVCVTVEDRGPGIPMSKAEHVFRKYTRLDPGAVGLGLGLFIARQLARHHGGELSYRPATPTGACFVLELPAAD encoded by the coding sequence ATGTGGCGTGACCCGCCGTCCGACGACGTCGGCTCCACGCCCGCACCGTCGTCGGTCGTCGCCGACAGCCCGCTGGCACTGGCGGCCAGCGGGGCGTCGCTGACCGCCGTGCTGACGGCGGTCGTCACCCGCATCGAGACCGAGCTGCCCGGCGCGTGCGGCTCGGTGCTGCTGCTCGAGCCCGACGGTCGCCTGTCCCTGGCGTGCGCCCCGTCACTCCCCGCTGCCTGGCACGACGCCATGACCGACGGGTCCGCGACCGCAGCCGACGGAACGCCGCTGGCGCGTGCCGCCGCCACGGGAGCAGTGGCGGTGAGTCGCGACCTCGCCGCCGACCCGTGCCGGTCCGAGGTCATCGACGTCGCCGTCACGTCCGGCTTGCGGGCCTGTTGGTCGGCGCCGCTCGTCGGCCCGCGTGGGCCGCTCGGCGTCGTCGGGGTCCATCATCGGCAGGCCCGGGCGCCGACGGACGACGAGCGTGAGCGCCTGGTCGCCCACGCCCACATGGCCGCGGTCGCCGTGCTGTTGGCGCACTCGTCGCAAGCGCTCGACACCGCCCGGTCGCTGGACCCGGTCACCGGTCTGCCCGTCAACGACCGGCTGCCGGCGGTGCTCGAGGAGGTCCGGGAGACCGTCGTGGGGCTCCCCGCGGTCGCGGCGGTCGAGGTCGGCCGCCTCCGGGACTGCAACGACGCCTTCGGGTTCGAGGCCGGTGACCAACTGCTGCGCGACGCCGCCGCACGGCTCGCGGACCGGGCGGGTGGGGACCGACGGCTCCTGCGTGGTGTCGGCAACGTCTTCCTCGTGGTCCTCGACGGCCCCGACGAGGCGGCGCTGCGTGAGGCCGCCACGGGGTTCGCCGAGGCGTTGCGGGCCCCGTTCGTGATCGCCGGACGCGACTTCCACGTCGCGTCGGCGGTGGGGCTGGTCCTGGCGGAGAGCCCGGACCGGGACCCGGCGGAGCTGGCGCGGCTCGCGATCGACGCGATGGAGCGCGGCCGGAGCGAGCGTGGCACGGTGGTGGTCGCCGGGGGAGCACCGCGCCCGGCCACCACCGACCGTCTCGAGCTCGAGCAGGACCTGCGCCGGGCACTGGACGTCGGCGAGGTGACGGTCCACTACCAGCCGCAGTACGACCTGCACACCGGGATGCTCGTCGGCGCCGAGGCGCTGGTGCGCTGGCGGCATCCCGACCGTGGCGTGCTCCTCCCGGGCCGGTTCCTGCCGGTCCTCGAGGCCGCCGGTCTGGAGCGTGAGCTCAGCCAACTCGTGATCGACCGGGTCTGTCGCGACCTCGCCGACTGGCGCATGACCCGGCCGGGGTTGCTGCTGCCGGTGTCGTTCAACGTCTCCGCCGCCCAGCTGCAGGACGCCCAGCTCTACGACCGGGTGGCCGACGCGCTGGCGGCGACCGGGCTGCCCGGGTCGGCGCTGGTGGTGGAGGTGACCGAGCAGGCGGCGTTCGTCGACGAGGCCGGTGCCGCGGCGACGCTGCGACGGCTGACGTCGCTGGGCGTGCGCATCGCCATCGACGACTTCGGTACCGGGTACTCCTCGCTCAGCCACGCCCGACGGCTGCCGACCAGCACGCTCAAGATCGATCGCAGCTTCGTGACCCACATCGCCAGCCAGCCCCCCGACGCGGCGGTCGTCGCGGCCATCTGCGGGCTGGCGGACGGGCTCGGTCTGACGGTCGTCGCCGAGGGCATCGAGGACCCCGAGCAGTTGCGGGTCGTGCGCGAGCTCGGCTGCCACGTCGGGCAGGGCTTCCACTGGAGCCGCGCGCTGCCGCCCGAGGAGTTCCGCGACCTGCTGCCGGAGATCGGCCCGGGACCGGACGCGAAGGCCGGCCCGGACGGTGGCTGGCGGATCGACGTCGACCGGGTCGTGGCCGATCTCGCCCACCAGACCCGCACCCCGCTGACGATCGTGTCGATGTACGCCGACCTGCTCGCGGCCGCGGACGCCGACCCGGAGGTCGTCGCGGGCCTGCGCCGCCAGGTGACCCGCCTGACGGGGGTGCTCTCGCAGACCGCCGACGCCGCCGCGCTCGACCGGGGCGGCCTGCTGCTCGCCCGACAGCCGGTCGCGCTGCATGCGGTCCTCCACGAGCTCGTGACCGAGGGCCCGCCGGAGCTGCGCGAACGCATCGATCTGCGCCACACCGACGCCGACGTCGTCGGGGACCCGGACCGTTTGCGTCAGCTGCTCGGACACCTGCTCGACAACGTGCGCGTGCACGCGCCGGCGTCCGGCCCGGTCAGGGTCGCGGTCACCCGACACGACACGCGGGTGTGCGTCACGGTCGAGGACCGCGGTCCGGGGATCCCGATGAGCAAGGCCGAGCACGTGTTCCGGAAGTACACCCGCCTCGATCCGGGCGCGGTCGGGCTCGGTCTCGGGCTGTTCATCGCCCGGCAGCTCGCCCGCCACCACGGCGGCGAGCTCAGCTACCGGCCGGCGACGCCCACCGGGGCGTGCTTCGTCCTCGAACTGCCTGCCGCCGACTGA
- a CDS encoding MarR family winged helix-turn-helix transcriptional regulator yields the protein MTEPLPFDPIAEAHRLWVEHGWDGAADGMAVVTSVVRSQQILLARIDEQLRDLELSLARYEVLMLLHFSRSGSLPLVVIGSRLQVHATSVTSAVQRLVKQGLVTRRRHPTDRRTTLAGLTDAGRERALEATRRLNATVFADPGLDPDQARTLVDVLRSMRRRAGDF from the coding sequence GTGACCGAGCCGTTGCCGTTCGACCCGATCGCCGAGGCGCATCGGCTGTGGGTCGAGCACGGATGGGATGGCGCGGCCGACGGCATGGCCGTGGTCACCTCGGTCGTGCGTTCGCAGCAGATCCTGCTCGCCCGGATCGACGAGCAGCTGCGTGACCTCGAGCTCAGTCTGGCCCGCTACGAGGTCCTGATGCTGCTGCACTTCAGTCGCAGCGGCTCGTTGCCGCTGGTGGTGATCGGTTCGCGCCTGCAGGTCCATGCCACCAGCGTCACCAGCGCCGTGCAACGGCTGGTCAAGCAGGGCCTGGTGACCCGGCGGCGCCACCCGACCGACCGTCGTACGACCCTGGCCGGGCTCACCGACGCGGGCCGGGAGCGGGCACTGGAGGCCACGCGCCGGCTCAACGCCACCGTCTTCGCCGACCCGGGACTCGACCCCGACCAGGCCCGGACGCTCGTGGACGTGCTGCGCTCGATGCGGCGCCGCGCCGGCGACTTCTGA
- a CDS encoding CaiB/BaiF CoA transferase family protein — MSGPLQGVRVVELGGIGPGPHAAMVLADLGADVVRVERPGGGLAVLTDPSRDPVLRGRRSVAADLRDADDLDAVLALLDRADVLVDGFRPGVTDRLGIGPDVLTARNPRLVYARMTGWGADGPWAQRAGHDLNYLSVTGVLHAIGPQDGPPAVPLNLVGDYGGGSLYLLVGVLAALFERERSGRGQVVDAAIVDGVVNLAQLVWGLRGQGAWQDRPGSNLLDGGAPFYTTYRCADDRHVAVGALEPAFYAQLLAGLELDPDGLPAQYDPAGWPQLRDTFTAVFATRARDDWAALFDGTDACVTPVLTFAEAPGHPQLAARGSLVERDGQVQAAAAPRLSRTATGGTAPAPRPGSTPIDEVARDWS; from the coding sequence ATGAGCGGACCGTTGCAGGGCGTACGGGTCGTGGAGCTCGGCGGGATCGGGCCGGGCCCCCACGCGGCGATGGTGCTGGCCGATCTCGGCGCCGACGTGGTGCGCGTCGAGCGCCCCGGTGGCGGGTTGGCCGTGCTGACCGATCCCTCGCGTGACCCGGTGCTGCGCGGCCGTCGGTCGGTCGCGGCGGACCTGCGCGACGCCGACGACCTCGACGCCGTCCTGGCCCTGCTCGACCGTGCCGACGTGCTCGTCGACGGGTTCCGGCCGGGGGTCACCGACCGGCTCGGCATCGGCCCCGACGTGCTCACGGCCCGCAACCCGCGACTCGTGTACGCCCGCATGACCGGCTGGGGTGCCGACGGGCCGTGGGCCCAGCGCGCCGGTCATGACCTCAACTACCTGTCGGTGACCGGCGTGCTGCACGCGATCGGGCCGCAGGACGGGCCGCCGGCGGTGCCGCTCAACCTGGTCGGCGACTACGGCGGCGGCTCGCTCTACCTGCTGGTCGGCGTCCTGGCGGCGCTGTTCGAGCGGGAGCGCTCGGGCCGGGGGCAGGTCGTCGACGCGGCCATCGTCGACGGGGTCGTCAACCTCGCGCAGCTGGTGTGGGGACTGCGCGGGCAGGGCGCCTGGCAGGACCGGCCCGGATCGAACCTGCTCGACGGCGGCGCGCCGTTCTACACCACCTACCGCTGTGCCGACGACCGCCACGTCGCCGTCGGTGCCCTCGAGCCGGCCTTCTACGCCCAGCTGCTGGCCGGGCTCGAGCTGGATCCCGACGGCCTGCCGGCGCAGTACGACCCGGCGGGTTGGCCGCAGCTGCGCGACACCTTCACGGCCGTCTTCGCCACCCGCGCCCGGGACGACTGGGCGGCGCTGTTCGATGGCACCGACGCGTGCGTGACCCCGGTGCTGACCTTCGCCGAGGCACCCGGCCACCCGCAGCTGGCCGCGCGCGGCAGCCTCGTCGAACGCGACGGGCAGGTGCAGGCCGCCGCGGCGCCACGCCTCTCGCGGACCGCCACCGGCGGGACGGCGCCCGCGCCCCGTCCCGGCAGCACCCCGATCGACGAGGTGGCGCGCGACTGGTCGTGA